In Gigantopelta aegis isolate Gae_Host chromosome 14, Gae_host_genome, whole genome shotgun sequence, the following proteins share a genomic window:
- the LOC121388405 gene encoding vesicle-associated membrane protein/synaptobrevin-binding protein-like, with the protein MAKNEQVLILEPSGELRFKGPFKEVVTAELKLSNPSEKRVCFKVKTTAPKRYCVRPNSGIIEPGDKTVVSVMLQPFEYDPNEKNRHKFMVQTLFAPDGKVDALENLWKDVPPENLMDSKLKCFFDMPDLQQTHEKETHEDTRGGPVSGSSPKISSSSDPDTKKILDEYHKLQSEVSQLKQENAQLKEDGVRLRKVAMSDTISSTPSVSSSQPLQTANAIPPVVYIVAAVILGLIIGKLFL; encoded by the exons GTCCTTTTAAAGAAGTTGTAACAGCGGAACTAAAACTGTCAAACCCGTCGGAGAAGAGGGTATGTTTCAAGGTAAAGACCACTGCCCCGAAGAGGTACTGTGTTCGACCAAACAGCGGCATCATCGAGCCCGGGGATAAAACAGTCGTTTCAG tgATGCTGCAACCGTTTGAGTATGACCCAAATGAAAAGAACCGACACAAATTCATGGTTCAGACATTGTTTGCACCTGATGGGAAAGTGGATGCTTTAGAGAATTTG TGGAAGGATGTTCCTCCAGAGAATTTGATGGATTccaaactaaaatgtttttttgacaTGCCTGATTTACAgcaaacacat GAAAAAGAAACCCATGAAGACACTAGAGGAGGACCAGTTTCTGGATCTTCACCAAAGATTTCA TCTTCAAGCGACCCTGATACGAAAAAGATTCTAGATGAATATCACAAACTTCAGAGTGAGGTTTCTCAGCTAAAACAAGAAAACGCCCAGTTAAAG GAGGATGGCGTTCGTCTGCGGAAGGTGGCCATGTCTGACACCATCTCTTCCACACCTTCAGTGTCGTCATCACAGCCATTACAAACTGCAAATGCAATTCCCCCTGTTGTTTATATTGTAGCAGCTGTAATTCTAGGCTTGATTATTGGCAAATTATTTCTATAG